One window from the genome of Pirellulales bacterium encodes:
- a CDS encoding NHL repeat-containing protein, producing the protein MKLRRRDFLSVSGCGLASLISSPLWARADGQDESQSTPQVVLTWGTNGHGDGEFDIPIAVAVNQKDEILITDFRQSNAEAKSRVQKFDQEGRFLGSFETDPMPGGLALDKEGLLYVSHMMKHKVAVYDPAGKLVREFGKQGAAPGEFDQPGGIAFGRDGSIYIADQANQRVQRLSPQGEPISAWGKHGVATGEFGGNASQRGRGGGPHFLAFDSQGDLYTTEASLGRMQKFNPDGTFLLAWGDNEVAPGHFGGHKYMPGPLAIAVDYQDQVWVTSTNHYVHKFTPQGHFVCRLGGEGTEAGQFRLPHGLAFDSQHHLYVADARNSRIQKLAIE; encoded by the coding sequence ATGAAACTGCGCCGCCGGGATTTCTTAAGCGTAAGCGGATGCGGGCTCGCTTCGCTCATTTCATCACCCCTCTGGGCACGAGCCGACGGCCAGGACGAATCCCAATCAACTCCCCAAGTGGTACTGACATGGGGAACCAACGGGCATGGCGACGGAGAGTTCGACATTCCCATTGCGGTTGCGGTGAACCAAAAAGACGAAATTCTGATTACCGACTTCCGGCAGAGCAACGCCGAGGCCAAATCGCGCGTGCAAAAATTCGATCAAGAGGGACGGTTTCTGGGAAGCTTCGAGACCGATCCCATGCCCGGCGGGCTGGCCCTGGACAAAGAGGGCCTTCTCTATGTCTCGCATATGATGAAGCACAAAGTTGCCGTTTACGATCCGGCCGGCAAATTAGTCAGAGAATTCGGCAAGCAGGGAGCCGCCCCCGGAGAGTTTGACCAACCGGGCGGCATCGCCTTTGGACGAGATGGATCGATCTATATTGCCGATCAGGCGAACCAACGCGTGCAGCGGCTATCACCACAAGGCGAGCCCATCAGCGCTTGGGGCAAACATGGCGTAGCGACGGGTGAATTTGGCGGAAACGCCTCGCAGCGAGGCCGTGGCGGCGGCCCGCACTTCCTGGCCTTCGACAGCCAGGGCGACCTCTACACGACCGAGGCTTCCCTCGGTCGCATGCAGAAGTTCAATCCCGACGGCACGTTTCTGCTCGCCTGGGGAGATAACGAAGTGGCGCCCGGACATTTTGGCGGTCACAAGTACATGCCAGGTCCCCTGGCCATCGCGGTCGACTATCAGGATCAGGTGTGGGTGACGTCGACCAACCACTACGTGCACAAGTTCACGCCCCAAGGGCACTTTGTTTGCAGACTGGGGGGCGAGGGAACAGAAGCGGGCCAATTTCGGCTGCCTCACGGACTGGCATTCGACAGCCAGCACCATCTCTACGTGGCCGATGCCCGGAATTCGAGGATTCAGAAACTGGCCATTGAGTAA
- a CDS encoding ankyrin repeat domain-containing protein, giving the protein MNQLQQAAFELRLDDLKKMIRDDGDPSGALLAASSAHAPNPKIQVLVIRHLVQCGVSVNERDANGVTPLHRAVRFRSPAAVKELIAHGANVNILDKKSKSTPLHRAVTTTGAPATAGKSACALEIAKLLLASGADPRIKNKGGKTPLDYAKSAAMKAVLCKHDAT; this is encoded by the coding sequence ATGAACCAACTACAACAAGCAGCTTTTGAACTGCGGCTTGATGACCTCAAGAAGATGATCCGCGATGATGGCGATCCGAGTGGGGCGTTGTTGGCTGCGAGTTCGGCGCATGCCCCTAATCCCAAGATTCAGGTTCTCGTCATTCGGCATCTCGTCCAATGTGGCGTCTCCGTCAACGAGAGGGACGCAAACGGGGTCACGCCGCTGCATCGCGCCGTGCGATTTCGAAGTCCCGCGGCGGTAAAAGAACTCATTGCCCATGGCGCTAACGTCAATATTCTTGACAAGAAGAGCAAATCAACTCCGCTGCACCGGGCGGTCACGACTACAGGAGCGCCCGCAACCGCCGGCAAAAGCGCTTGTGCGCTAGAGATCGCCAAGCTGCTGCTGGCAAGTGGCGCGGATCCACGAATCAAGAACAAGGGCGGAAAGACTCCGCTCGACTATGCCAAGAGTGCGGCAATGAAAGCCGTTCTCTGCAAGCACGACGCTACCTAG